cccaaaaccctaaacccaaaacactaaaccgttcgtgttaaaaacccaatctaaatcctaaatctaaacactaaaccccgaatttctaaaccctaaattctaaactcTCAAAATactctcgaaaaacacgataatatatatattgttatatattatttcttcgagcatttttctgccaaaataaaaacatttatcacaaagtgtctttttaaatgttcatattttcatccaatctataatgttcgtgaacaaagttttttcaataaacgaaaaaaaaattactttcccCAACTtctcccaattggttacttccctaaaagtgattccctcttgattgaatatatatatatatatatatatatatatatatatatatatatatatatatatatatatatatatatatatatatatatgtatatatatatatgtagtggtaggatcaagagggaagtaaccaattggggggaagcaaatttttttttttttcattttttgaaaaaactttgttaacgaacattatagatgggatgaaaatatgaacatttaataaagacactttgtgataaatgtttttattttgacgaaaaaacgctcgaagaagtaatatataacaattatcgtgtttttcgagcgtatgttgaggttttagctattggggtttagatatcagggtttagatattagggtttatagggtttagatattagagtttagaaatttagggtttagggtttagatttaggattcagattgaatttttaacacgaacggtttagagtttagggtttagggtttagtgttttgggtttattccataaacccaaaacaccaaaccccaaactccaaacgctaaaccctaaactctaaatcgggctaaattttacttcacaaaacatgaagaaaaaaaacgttcatatttttcacgaacaatattatcttgaatgttatttttgtcgatcgttttaccgcctaaataataataacattcatcacgaagtgtcttttctaaatgttcatattttcgtgtgatcttgatgccggaaaaaaaattccaaaaaaaacgaattttttttttcttccccccgattggttttacttccccattaatcctgcccttatatatatatatatatatatatatatatatatatatatatatatatatatatatatatatatatatatatatatatatatattgttttaatcaagagggaatcaCTTTATGTGTATTTCAGGTGTTAATACATTTATCAATGGATGTAAATTTTCATACATATCATATATGTTTAATTTCTATCCATTTTTGTATTCATATCTACTATTCACTCacttagatcatccatatccattattaATAAAGTGGATCAAGATAATATTCATTCAATTGGGTTTAATTGGGTAATCATTGTCGTCCCTAGTTGAGTTAGTGACAAATAGACATGAGAAGAATTCAAAAAGCTTAACTTTTTAAtcacgaaaaataaaaataatgagcGACAGTTCTTATTCGGGAAATGGATATCTAATTCTTTCTTTTCCAAAAATGTGAACCTATATAAATAACCTAGTAATTTTCATCCAAAATGAAAGAACTCTTTGAAAACGACGATTAATACTTCCCGACTAACCTTGCAACTAGAAAAATCAAAAACCAACCCAACCTTTAAAAGCTATCTACATGCGAGCTGAGCCAAACAAACAAGCAGGAACAAACACACGAAGATCAATTAATATATAGTTCTTGGGACTTGAACTCAGCTCATCCTTAAAAGTTCAAAGTGGCTAGCTTAGTTTCTAAGAGGATGACAAGCACTGATCTAGTGACGAACGTACATTTGTTAGAAAATGGTATGATTTGATTGTCCGGATTGATTCTTGAATTGTGTATTCACTTCctctataaagtatttcgcccCACTGATTACCTATGTTTCACAAAATCTTTATaaagataagacaagaacgcaatttgtGTTTTTGACAatgaaatcataaatcaagttatcAGAGAAATGGATATTTTGTAGATTATGTATGTGTAAAGCAAATGTAcgtccaaattttttttttatcaaaatctgTTTTTTTGGCAGTTTAAAGTGAAAGGGTACTCTTTATTTTTTGGCGGGAAAAAACTGTTACACGAAAAGGTATAAGTTTTGGCTCGAAACCCGGAGGCATCTTTTCAACATAATGTATAGTTTTTAGTGTATTGAGTTAACTCTTATGGACGTGAACTCCATACTCTCCAAACCCGTTAATAGGTATAACTCGTTAATCATTGGTTTCACGTAAATCACAACTACCTGAAATGATTATTAGATATTAAAATCACCAACAACATTGTCACGTAAAAAAATGTAAAGTGGTGAATGAGAAAAGTATTCAAAATCAAAATAATAAGTTTCCATTTGTGTTTGGGACATCACCGAACATAGCAATGTTTGAATTTTCATCGACTTGTTCCTCAGCTCAGTTTTAGACTTGGTCAATATCTAATTCTTCCAAGTTAACCGTTTCGGTGTTTGGAACGTTGCACCGCACAACAACAATATGATCGGCATTTAATCATTTTTGCTTGTCTTTAAGAATGTTTCATGAAACATAACATGGGAATGGTAACTTGTACTGAACTTCACATAGAGCCTGAAATCATCTTGTCTCTatctccttatatatatatatatgccactTCATCCTAATTCACATTACCACTCATTTATGTCATCTGACCGGTTGCTTCGATGAGATATACttcaaattattataattattagttaaaTTAATATAGATTATCTAAAATGAGGTTTCTTAATTGTGAAACAAAAATTATTTTGATTTTCAAATTCAACACAAATTTATGACGCCTAATCAATGTTTGATGCCCAGAACCGTCACCTATGGAGTCGGGTACCATGGTCGATTTTGTGTATGTGTATGTATACACATACATTATCCATGTATACATCATGTAAGCACAACAAAGAAAACTAGAAACCATGGGCCTTAGATGTCTCTAAGGAGGTGTACCAATGTAGGGTAAGCCCAGATAGAGATCGAGGTATGAACACCTTGCTTACGATATACATGCCCCCACACTCCACATGCTTTTGCTCCCCCTCTTCTttaatattaatattcttaatataCCATCCCTTATAAATACTTACCTTTAATTCCACTTTTTCAAACCAACAACAGCAGCTAACACATTCATTCTCTTCCATTAATAATTAACAATGGGTCTTAGAAAGTCACACAATAATAAACAAACTCAAGCACTAGCTCTTAAGAAAATCATCAAAAGGTATTCAAGTTTTGGTAAGAATAATGACGGCGTCATTCCAAACGACGTACCAAAAGGACATTTCGTTGTATATGTTGGTGAAAGGAGAAGTAGATATATCGTACCAATATCGTGTTTGGACCATCCAACGTTTCAAGATCTATTACATAGATCAGAGGAAGAATTCGGATTTCATCATGATATGGGCATAATTATTCCTTGCCAAGAAGTTGATTTTTTGTCATTTTTCACCTTGATTTCATGATGAATGTCTTACCATTTTGGCAAGAAGGTTCCTTTTGTGGgtgctcaatttttttttttttcttttttacattTTTTCTCAAGTGTGTTTGTGTTTGAACACCCATGGAAAAATAGTGTCAATTATGTACATAAGAAAAAGTTTTTTTTTGCATGAGAGATAATCCATTATTCTTGCACTATTTTTTCATAGCTCATGCATATATGTTATACGTATATTGTATATCATGTTATTTTATACTCCGTATTAGTTTTCATTACAATTACCAAGTTAAATTCTTGTCCTACTTTAAGAATCATTATATACTCCATAACAGAGTAGCTGGTTACCGTTCTTTTGAGTGTCCGTAAGGTCTTGATTTCGGGTCTCACCTTGTCTCGATTTAGGTGTTTAGCAGAGTAGATGAAACTGTTAAATAAAGAGTATGATGACAAAAAACTTGGAGCTTTTTTTCTAAACGCTAGTTCGTATTAGTTTTTTCCCTCCATTAAAAAAGCTTTAAACTTTTTAACCAACAAAACTTTCTATTAGATATaagcatttttataaaaactagaaATTAAAAACTGTAAAAAACTTTCAACCGTACATACCCTTAATATTCATTTTAATTTAACATGGATTACGTTTTCGGTTTATATTAGTGCATCCAATTAATACATCTCCAATTGTATATCTTGGAtccatattattaatattgttatttaggCATCATAACGAATTATAGTTACGTAGTATACAGATGAAGTAAAAATGGAATACCGTTCATTTGCATGGATGTGAGGATGCATACCAACTTAAATCGTCACCTAATTAGTACATATGTTTTATGCATCATTGTTACACTCAAATATGTATCCAAATCATATATGTGGTTGAAAATGGTATGCATCCTTCAAACACAGATATGCATTCAAACTGAATATATATCTAGTTGAAACCGGTGTGCATCCTTCATACAAGGATATAATAATTTATGTCGGTTGGGTTTATTTGTTTGCTTTCAGTAAATTATACATAGTGAAGCAAATGGCCATAATATGTTGTTTACAAGGAATAAGACCCTGAGCAAGTTAGATTTCAATCTAAGTGTAACAACTTGTGTTACTTTTTTTAGTTCTTGTTAGTGTGCTATAATTTTATGTTTTGAAATATATTGTTATGAATAATACGAGGAAGAGTTGTGGCATGACTTGAACAAGACGTAGGGGTGTGCGCTTTACTGCCGATAATTGTATGCGATGACGATGGTTATTTATTACACAGTCAGTTTACATAGGAAAGTATTACAGGGTTTAAAACTTACCAACAGTCGGCTATTCCAAAATATTAAACGGTTACAAACTTACCATAATTTACATCCAAAATATAGAAGCAAAACAAATATGCCAAAAGCAAACTTATAAAGAAACACCTTAACATCATAACAATGATGATAAGTGCATAGAAGGAAATATGCATATGACAGTAAAAAAATAGGCAAAATGTAACAAAAAAACACATTGCATAAGACCAATGTAAACATGGTCGTCTACCTTCAGGTTCAATGGGTATCAATGGTTCACTAAGCGACCAAGATTGATTAGCTGCACTTGAAACACACCGAGGTTAATAACAGCACTACATGTTTGTGTAGGTGCAACTACAATTTTAAGATCAGACAAATAAAAAAATGAGAAAGCATTCAGTAGGCAATAGAAACCAATACTAACAAAGTTACGATAATTTAAATGCCTAAATTATATCAAACACTAACAGAGACTACACACTCGCTTTTTAAGTTAAAACCAAAGCAGGTACAACTAATGCTAATTACACAAAATGTTATTAACATGACGTTCATACATACAACCATGTCAAAAAAACTGCACAATAAACGTATATCTAAGTAGGTTGCCATTTTTTCATTCACATTTTCCCCTCGATGAACTGCTGACATATGTTGGCACAAAAGatgttagtatgtgattgttagtGCGTTGTAAAGGTGGGGTGTTTACATTAGAGGAGGTATAAAACCCTACCCCTTCTATCTACGAATCCAGGCAAGTAAATCTTGTTGCCAAGACGCAATAACAGAGAACAGTCTTACTTTGAATGTAAGAACATTTGTGTCTCCAAGTTTATACCTGGCAATTCTGCAATTATGAACAAATTCATCAACTGATTAAACAACTACGATAACACAAAACCTAggctaaatatgaaataaaaactaTATACATAAATGGAAGCATACCTCATAATTAAACACTTCAAGACTATTCTCGAGAATAGAATGGCAAATCTGATCATTGCTAGTAGATAACTGCATTGTGGAGATAGAAgctaacattcctattttaaaaagATAAAGAACCGAAAAACAAAACATTACGAAGAATAACATATACTCTAAATTACCCTTAGTAGTATCTGCATCATAATAAGCAGACGAATTATCAGTGATTAGAAACCCAGAAGCCACTGCTGCTATTTATTATAATATGACACAACACGGGTAAATATCAACATGTTACGTTATAATTGATAGCAACAAAACACAAAAAACTAACACACCTTTAGAATTATTACCATCAATAGCAGCCCCAGCAACTTAAGATGACGTGTGAACAGAAAAAGAAGCACAATGCAGCTCACTACCAAAATCTTCAGACAATCCAACAATAGACAATGATTCATATAAATTCGAACTCACCATACGATTACGATATCTTAATATATCTATAATAGCCATTTGTCTAAAAGATACAGATGATACGTTCGCAACAAAAGCATtgtgatcaagcataaaatggtccaagGGGTTCGGTTCATGCGAGATCAACAATAAAGGTGGGTTTAAGGGttttttgagtttaactctccggtccgaagTGCCGTGAATAACCCTTGTAAGTAACTAGAAGGGGGGGGGGGGGAATAGTTACTTAAtgtaatttttaaaactttttcgatttaGAACCTGAGATTGCTATAGTGCGATTTGAATAGTTTGTTCACAAGTATAATAAATAAGTAGATAAGAGATGAGAGAACAAACATGGAGATTATAGtgattcgggaagatgttaactaatattccttaatccactcctaaattctaacgaattgagagttagtttcactatgatgctccaaactcggtggagtgtccggatacagcactagctccttgataagacgtaacttatgaacccttactgaaatgtcccgttcttattgattaaaaacgttccatattaattgatttcgttgcgaggttttgacctctatatgagacgtttttcaaagactgcattcattttaaaacaaaccataacctttatttcatcaataaaggtttaaaaagctttacgtagattatcaaataatgataatctaaaatatcctgtttacacacgaccattacataatggtttacaatacaaatatgttgcaacaaaataagtttcttgaatgcagtttttacacaatatcatacaagcatggactccaaatctcgtccttatttaagtatgcgacagcggaagctcttaataatcacctgagaataaacatgcttaaaacgtcaacaaaaatgttggtgagttataggtttaacctatatatatcaaatcataataatagaccacaagatttcatatttcaatatacatcccatacatagagataaaaatcattcatatggtgaacacctggtaaccgacattaacaagatgcatgtataagaatatccccatcattccgggacacccttcggatatgatataaatttcgaagtactaaagcatccggtactttggatggggcttgttgggcccgatagatctatctttaggattcgcgtcaattagggtgtctgttccctaattcatagattaccagacttaataaaaaggggcatattcgatttcgataattcaaccatagaatgtagtttcacgtacttgtgtctattttgtaaatcatttataaaacctgcatgtattctcatcccaaaaatattagattttaaaagtgggactataactcactttcacagatttttacttcgtcgggaagtaagacttggccactggttgattcacgaacctataacaatatatacatatatatatcaaagtatgttcaaaatatatttacaacacttttaatatattttgatgttttaagtttattaagtcagctgtcctcgttagtaacctacaactagttgtccacagttagatgtacagaaataaattgataaatattatcttgaatcaatccacgacccagtgtatacgtatctcagtattgatcacaactcaaactatatatattttggaatcaacctcaaccctgtatagctaactccaacattcacatatagagtgtctatggttgttccgaaatatatatagatgtgtcgacatgataggtcgaaacattgtatacgtgtctatggtatctcaagattacataatatacaatacaagttgattaagttatggttggaatagatttgttaacaattttcacgtagctaaaatgagaaaaattatccaatcttgttttacccataacttcttcattttaaatccgttttgagtgaatcaaattgctatggtttcatattgaactctattttatgaaactaaaaataaaaagtataggtttatagtcggaaaaataagttacaagtcgtttttgtaaaggtagtcatttcagtcgaaagaacgacgtctagatgaccattttagaaaacatactttcactttgagtttaaccataatttttggatatagtttcatgttcataataaaaatcattttctcataataacaacttttaaatcaaattttatcatagtttttaattaactaacccaaaacagcccgcggtgttactacgacggcgtaaatctggttttacggtgtttttcgtgtttccaggttttaaatcattaagttagcatatcatatagatatagaacatgtgtttagttgattttaaaagtcaagttagaaggattaacttttatttgcgaacaagtttagaattaactaaactatgttctagtgattacaagtttaaaccttcgaataagatagctttatatgtatgaatcgaatgatgttatgaacatcattactaccttaagttccttggataaacctactggaaaagagaaaaatggatctagcttcaatggatccttggatggctcgaagttcttgaagcaaaatcatgacacgaaaacaagttcaagtaagatcatcacttg
This window of the Rutidosis leptorrhynchoides isolate AG116_Rl617_1_P2 chromosome 7, CSIRO_AGI_Rlap_v1, whole genome shotgun sequence genome carries:
- the LOC139858369 gene encoding auxin-responsive protein SAUR50-like → MGLRKSHNNKQTQALALKKIIKRYSSFGKNNDGVIPNDVPKGHFVVYVGERRSRYIVPISCLDHPTFQDLLHRSEEEFGFHHDMGIIIPCQEVDFLSFFTLIS